The following proteins come from a genomic window of Rhizobium sp. 007:
- a CDS encoding substrate-binding domain-containing protein produces the protein MRTFFSTTAMAVLASTLFAGSAAAETENPFRCKPGEKYVMNVMVSGVEYWFPVYEMFKQAGQQLGCETEYTGTPEYDVNKQIATFDQVLAQNPAGILVHPMNSDPFIEPINRAIDQGTAVVTFAADSPLSKRVSFITSDNTREGTYAADAIAEKMGGKGEYAVLENPGQDNHDKRIAAFIARMEEKWPDMKLVGRAASNQDPTKAYQGLSSLIQANPNLGAVFMPEANSAIGAAQANKESGGKVLVMCADVNANILDMIKAGEVFGSINPNQGMQGYMGFMLLWFAEHPELIDPMNDAKRSGFNPMSIPVVDNGLSIVTAKNADDFYWDKYLKSRGTKGIEE, from the coding sequence TTGCGCACTTTTTTCAGCACGACCGCGATGGCGGTCCTTGCGTCGACGCTCTTTGCCGGTTCCGCGGCCGCCGAAACGGAAAACCCGTTCCGCTGCAAGCCGGGCGAAAAATACGTCATGAACGTCATGGTGTCGGGCGTGGAATACTGGTTCCCCGTCTATGAAATGTTCAAGCAGGCCGGCCAGCAGCTCGGCTGTGAGACGGAATATACCGGCACGCCGGAATATGACGTCAACAAGCAGATCGCCACCTTCGACCAGGTGTTGGCACAGAACCCGGCCGGCATTCTCGTTCATCCGATGAATTCCGATCCCTTCATCGAGCCAATCAACCGCGCGATCGACCAAGGTACGGCGGTCGTCACGTTTGCGGCCGATTCGCCGCTTTCCAAGCGCGTCTCCTTCATCACCTCGGACAACACCCGCGAGGGCACCTATGCCGCCGACGCGATCGCCGAGAAGATGGGCGGCAAGGGTGAGTATGCGGTTCTCGAAAATCCGGGCCAGGACAACCACGACAAGCGTATCGCCGCCTTCATAGCCCGTATGGAAGAGAAGTGGCCGGACATGAAGCTCGTCGGCCGCGCTGCTTCCAACCAGGACCCGACCAAGGCTTATCAGGGGCTTTCGAGCCTTATCCAGGCCAATCCGAACCTCGGCGCGGTCTTCATGCCCGAAGCGAACTCGGCGATCGGCGCCGCACAGGCAAACAAGGAAAGCGGCGGCAAGGTCCTCGTCATGTGCGCAGATGTCAACGCCAACATCCTCGACATGATCAAGGCCGGTGAAGTCTTCGGCTCGATCAATCCGAACCAGGGCATGCAGGGCTATATGGGCTTCATGCTGCTGTGGTTCGCCGAGCATCCGGAACTGATCGACCCGATGAACGACGCCAAGCGCTCCGGATTCAACCCAATGAGCATCCCGGTCGTCGATAACGGCCTGTCTATTGTGACGGCGAAAAACGCCGACGACTTCTACTGGGACAAGTACCTGAAGAGCCGCGGCACGAAGGGTATCGAGGAATAA
- a CDS encoding DUF1127 domain-containing protein: protein MNVARSFNNWRKFRQTVSELGRMSSRELQDLGIDRADIRSIARASIAR from the coding sequence ATGAACGTGGCACGCTCTTTCAACAACTGGCGCAAGTTCCGCCAGACCGTTTCCGAACTTGGCCGGATGTCCAGCCGTGAATTGCAGGATCTCGGCATCGACCGCGCCGATATTCGTAGCATCGCCCGGGCATCGATCGCTCGCTAA
- a CDS encoding DUF2934 domain-containing protein, whose protein sequence is MAGEQNDARSQSIDEYGGRHGSIHEDEVRRRAHAIWEREGRPEGRQEDHWIQAKGEIEREAGEIEGDDLPSLDALREAAREHTDAFLVATDLEDADQREAAPGTREQP, encoded by the coding sequence ATGGCAGGAGAGCAAAATGACGCTCGATCGCAGAGTATTGATGAATATGGAGGACGGCATGGCTCCATCCACGAAGACGAAGTGCGGAGACGAGCTCATGCCATTTGGGAGCGAGAAGGACGACCTGAGGGTCGTCAGGAAGATCACTGGATCCAGGCGAAGGGGGAGATCGAACGGGAGGCCGGGGAAATCGAAGGCGACGACCTTCCAAGTTTGGACGCCCTGAGAGAAGCCGCACGCGAACATACCGACGCGTTCCTGGTTGCAACCGACCTTGAAGATGCCGATCAGCGCGAGGCCGCGCCCGGCACCCGTGAGCAACCCTGA
- a CDS encoding heme peroxidase family protein, with protein MAIVFQSHGGTEQKRTVSISSLRAGPPATGDVAVDEEADFGYFVPPLDAPENYLPSTAETVGELDELGAMLIDVVATPTSEDPTEDSTLPPVFTYWGQFLDHELTARTDREGAISSMVNAHPPVASSTVESQFRNARSPRFDLDSVYGGSAVGDGIDADVVKVISGLRHPTLKDKMRVGTAIEPGPLPDMLDQHRDLPRYGQVQSSVREAALRLAQAAMNPEAFQKFSDTLPQRAIIGDNRNDENLVVAQFHLSFLRFHNKAIDYLASHDTGWIADFSSAQALTRLHYQWLIVDGYLKGVCDPVVVDRVVNDRASHFFKFRAEFDARRQNTRLGNALPLEFSAAAYRFGHSMVRAFYDYNKNFGRPGTGFLPRATLRLLFEFTGGGGRLDDEKKLPKNWIIDWARFTGVDPHDGSDGEPARLARKIDTELAPPLHTMFKEGEDQGDQQLKALFKNLARRNLRRGYNLRLPTGQALHKHLKQIGAVESSPIQDVSALFATKPDLQNFLASTASRFHERTPLWFYILAEAEAAGGNRLGEVGSCLVALTFVGVLLADPDSALSRGFTPDQSPLKMPDNAPIDSIAKWMQFAAVMQ; from the coding sequence ATGGCAATCGTTTTTCAATCACACGGGGGTACAGAGCAAAAGCGCACCGTTTCTATCTCAAGCCTTCGCGCCGGGCCGCCAGCGACAGGTGACGTCGCGGTCGACGAAGAGGCGGACTTCGGCTATTTCGTACCGCCACTGGATGCGCCCGAGAATTACTTGCCCAGCACGGCGGAGACGGTGGGGGAACTCGATGAACTGGGCGCAATGTTGATCGACGTTGTCGCTACGCCGACGAGTGAGGACCCGACTGAAGATTCTACGCTCCCGCCGGTTTTCACATATTGGGGGCAATTCCTGGATCATGAGCTGACAGCCCGAACTGATCGCGAAGGGGCGATTTCGAGCATGGTCAACGCACATCCGCCTGTCGCCTCGTCGACAGTGGAGAGCCAGTTCAGGAACGCCCGTTCGCCCCGCTTCGATCTTGATAGTGTCTACGGCGGATCTGCCGTCGGTGACGGTATAGATGCAGACGTTGTCAAAGTGATTTCTGGTCTTCGCCACCCCACGCTGAAAGACAAAATGCGTGTCGGAACAGCGATCGAACCGGGGCCTTTGCCCGACATGCTCGACCAACATCGAGACCTGCCTCGGTATGGCCAGGTCCAGTCGTCTGTCCGGGAAGCGGCTTTACGTCTGGCTCAGGCGGCGATGAACCCTGAGGCGTTTCAGAAATTCTCCGATACGTTGCCCCAGCGCGCGATAATCGGGGATAATCGCAACGACGAAAATCTCGTCGTTGCGCAGTTCCATCTGAGCTTTCTTCGGTTCCACAACAAGGCCATCGACTACCTTGCGTCGCACGACACGGGCTGGATCGCCGATTTCAGCTCAGCGCAGGCTCTAACCAGACTCCATTATCAGTGGCTGATCGTTGATGGATATCTCAAGGGCGTGTGCGACCCGGTTGTGGTGGACCGCGTCGTCAACGATCGGGCATCTCATTTCTTCAAGTTCAGAGCCGAATTCGATGCCCGAAGGCAGAATACCCGACTTGGAAATGCTTTGCCGTTGGAATTCTCCGCGGCGGCTTATCGGTTCGGTCATTCCATGGTCAGAGCCTTCTATGATTACAACAAGAACTTTGGGCGACCGGGCACTGGTTTTCTACCGCGCGCCACCTTGCGGTTACTTTTCGAATTCACCGGCGGCGGCGGCAGGCTGGATGACGAGAAGAAGCTGCCCAAGAACTGGATAATCGACTGGGCGCGCTTTACAGGGGTCGATCCCCACGACGGGAGCGACGGCGAGCCGGCCCGTCTTGCCAGAAAGATCGACACGGAACTCGCTCCGCCATTGCATACGATGTTCAAGGAAGGCGAAGACCAGGGCGATCAACAGCTCAAGGCGTTGTTCAAGAACCTGGCAAGGAGGAACCTTCGTCGAGGCTACAATCTCAGGCTTCCGACGGGCCAGGCGCTACACAAGCATCTCAAACAAATCGGCGCAGTGGAGTCCTCGCCGATCCAAGATGTCTCAGCCCTGTTTGCCACGAAGCCCGATTTGCAGAACTTCCTCGCCAGCACCGCGTCGCGCTTCCACGAACGCACACCCCTGTGGTTCTATATTCTTGCCGAAGCCGAGGCTGCAGGTGGAAACCGATTGGGCGAAGTTGGGAGCTGTCTCGTGGCATTGACATTCGTGGGCGTGCTGCTTGCCGATCCCGACTCGGCCCTTTCGCGCGGGTTCACGCCCGATCAGAGCCCTCTCAAGATGCCGGACAACGCACCGATCGACTCGATCGCCAAGTGGATGCAGTTCGCCGCGGTTATGCAGTAG
- a CDS encoding L,D-transpeptidase, giving the protein MKTALPMSLLALVFTVGGVGAQELRREAIDAASIASIVAERPTKAPTDPDPAVVRLQVLLDRAGSSPGVIDGFYGENVRKAVAGFEMMNSLVVDGKPDPEVVARLEGNSPIVESYVVSAEDATGLVDKIPEDYDEKAKMQSLGYTSVAEKLSERFHMDVGLMQALNPSSRFAPGDTVWVVTPGPPKEGKVERIEANKKTGQILAYAESGSLLAVYPATIGSEDNPAPSGKHKVKGVARMPAYRYDPRLNFRQGKNNKVLTIPKGPNGPVGSVWIDLTEPTYGIHGTPEPKLIDKVGSHGCVRLTNWDAEELAGMVKPGVVVEFVNQGPAAPK; this is encoded by the coding sequence ATGAAAACAGCCCTGCCGATGTCGCTGCTCGCTCTGGTCTTCACCGTTGGTGGTGTTGGCGCGCAGGAACTTCGGCGCGAAGCCATCGATGCCGCTTCGATTGCTTCCATCGTTGCAGAAAGGCCGACTAAGGCGCCTACCGATCCAGATCCAGCGGTCGTGCGTCTTCAGGTCCTGCTCGACCGCGCGGGCTCGTCTCCAGGTGTGATCGACGGCTTCTACGGCGAGAATGTCCGCAAAGCCGTGGCCGGGTTCGAGATGATGAACAGCCTTGTTGTCGATGGTAAGCCGGATCCGGAGGTGGTCGCCCGCTTGGAAGGCAATTCGCCCATCGTTGAGAGCTACGTCGTCTCGGCAGAGGATGCCACGGGCCTCGTCGACAAGATCCCTGAAGATTACGACGAGAAGGCGAAGATGCAGAGCCTTGGATACACCAGTGTTGCCGAGAAGCTTTCCGAGCGGTTTCACATGGACGTCGGCCTTATGCAAGCGCTTAATCCCTCTTCGCGGTTCGCTCCTGGTGACACGGTTTGGGTCGTGACGCCCGGCCCTCCGAAAGAAGGAAAGGTCGAGAGGATCGAGGCCAACAAGAAGACAGGGCAGATCCTGGCCTATGCCGAAAGCGGATCGCTGCTTGCAGTCTATCCTGCGACGATCGGAAGCGAAGACAATCCGGCCCCGTCGGGCAAGCACAAGGTGAAAGGCGTCGCGAGGATGCCAGCGTACAGGTACGACCCAAGGCTCAACTTCAGGCAGGGGAAGAATAACAAGGTTTTGACGATACCAAAGGGGCCGAACGGTCCGGTCGGCAGCGTCTGGATCGACCTGACCGAGCCGACTTATGGAATACATGGGACGCCTGAACCAAAACTCATCGACAAGGTTGGATCGCACGGTTGCGTGCGTCTGACGAACTGGGACGCCGAAGAGCTGGCCGGAATGGTCAAGCCAGGAGTCGTGGTGGAATTCGTCAATCAAGGTCCGGCCGCTCCTAAGTGA
- a CDS encoding alpha-hydroxy acid oxidase has translation MNVKNCHNFHDFRQLAKRRLPGPIFNYIDGAADDEVTYRRNTTSFGDCDLVPNVLRGVSDVDMSVTIMGQRLAMPVYCSPTALQRLFHHQGERAVAAAVAKYGTMFGVSSLGTISLEEARQISDGPQVYQFYFHKDRGLNREMMARSKQAGVNVMMLTVDSITGGNRERDKRTGFSIPFKLNLAGLTQFAVRPAWAINYLMHERFRLPQLDSHVDMSGGAMSISRYFTEMLDPAISWADVAEMVQHWDGQFCLKGIMSVQDAQRAAEIGCTGIVISNHGGRQLDGSRSAFDQLAEIVDAVGHKIDVMMDGGVQRGTHVLKALSLGAKAVGLGRYYLFPLAAAGQAGVERALDLMRSEIARDMTLMGCASVDQLTRQNLRFRQNLPY, from the coding sequence ATGAATGTGAAGAACTGCCACAATTTCCATGATTTCCGCCAATTGGCCAAGCGGCGCCTCCCCGGGCCCATCTTCAATTATATCGACGGTGCGGCTGACGACGAAGTCACCTATCGTCGCAATACGACATCCTTCGGTGACTGCGACCTGGTGCCTAACGTATTGCGCGGCGTGAGCGATGTAGACATGTCGGTGACGATCATGGGCCAAAGACTAGCAATGCCAGTCTATTGCTCGCCGACGGCGCTGCAGCGGCTGTTTCATCATCAAGGCGAGAGGGCGGTGGCGGCAGCAGTAGCCAAATACGGCACTATGTTCGGGGTGTCGTCACTGGGAACTATCAGTTTAGAAGAAGCACGTCAAATCAGCGACGGGCCGCAAGTCTATCAGTTCTATTTCCACAAGGACCGTGGCCTGAACCGGGAAATGATGGCACGCTCCAAGCAGGCCGGTGTAAACGTGATGATGCTGACCGTCGACAGCATCACCGGCGGCAATCGCGAACGCGACAAGCGCACGGGCTTTTCGATTCCGTTTAAACTGAACCTCGCCGGCCTCACCCAGTTCGCGGTCAGGCCGGCTTGGGCCATCAACTATCTCATGCATGAACGTTTTCGTCTGCCGCAACTCGACAGCCACGTCGACATGAGCGGCGGCGCCATGTCGATCAGCCGCTATTTCACGGAAATGCTGGATCCTGCGATCTCATGGGCCGATGTCGCCGAAATGGTACAGCATTGGGATGGACAGTTCTGCTTGAAAGGCATCATGTCGGTTCAGGATGCTCAGCGAGCAGCCGAGATAGGATGTACCGGCATCGTGATCTCCAACCATGGCGGCCGCCAGCTGGACGGCTCGCGTAGCGCATTCGACCAACTCGCCGAAATCGTCGACGCGGTCGGCCACAAGATCGACGTGATGATGGATGGCGGCGTTCAGCGTGGCACCCATGTGCTCAAAGCATTGTCATTGGGCGCGAAAGCTGTCGGCCTAGGTCGATACTACCTGTTTCCGCTCGCCGCCGCGGGGCAAGCGGGCGTCGAACGCGCGCTGGATTTGATGCGTAGCGAAATCGCGCGCGATATGACGCTTATGGGGTGCGCATCCGTCGATCAGCTCACAAGACAGAACCTGCGCTTCCGTCAAAACCTCCCATATTAG
- a CDS encoding ABC transporter permease subunit (The N-terminal region of this protein, as described by TIGR01726, is a three transmembrane segment that identifies a subfamily of ABC transporter permease subunits, which specificities that include histidine, arginine, glutamine, glutamate, L-cystine (sic), the opines (in Agrobacterium) octopine and nopaline, etc.): MATEPRGILDLLSPYPPGWGGTLLVGAASTIAISAGAFLIGILLGTGGALGKLSGNRPLGLLLNVYTTAIRAIPELILIVGLYYAGMDGLNRLLAGLNLPAIEVNGFVVAVAVLGFVQGAYMTEVLRGAILAIPVGQIDAAKAFGMGPMLRFRRVILPALLPNALPGLANLWMSVTKDSALVAVVGYQELALATRLAGASTKHYFIFFLASALLYLALTLVSNIFGSYEPQNFDPLRVQDYLKVLVEQLSPFVDLWLGETLSLIAEGEAVRTAVAANGKPFWISFTLADDEVQVKGGEPKLRSGERVDDAANWAASSGAQALLFNCSKPEVMRAAVETASRAFKTRGSTVEIGVYANAFEGEQNDSGANEGLHTTRNDLNDDGYSRFACSWAEAGATIIGGCCGIGARHIHRLKQTLAGESV; encoded by the coding sequence ATGGCAACCGAACCACGAGGCATATTAGACCTGCTTTCCCCCTATCCGCCCGGATGGGGTGGAACCCTGCTTGTCGGTGCCGCCTCCACGATTGCCATCTCCGCCGGCGCTTTCCTGATCGGCATTCTGCTCGGGACGGGAGGCGCGCTTGGCAAGCTTTCCGGCAACAGGCCGCTCGGCTTGCTGCTCAATGTCTATACGACAGCTATCCGCGCCATTCCGGAACTGATTTTGATCGTCGGGCTCTATTATGCGGGAATGGACGGCCTCAACCGGCTTTTGGCCGGGCTCAATCTGCCTGCGATCGAAGTGAACGGCTTCGTCGTCGCCGTCGCCGTGCTCGGCTTCGTGCAGGGTGCCTATATGACGGAAGTGCTGCGCGGCGCGATCCTCGCCATCCCCGTTGGTCAGATCGACGCGGCGAAAGCCTTCGGCATGGGGCCGATGCTGCGTTTCCGCCGAGTCATCCTGCCGGCATTATTGCCAAATGCCCTGCCGGGCCTTGCCAATCTGTGGATGTCGGTCACCAAGGACAGCGCGCTGGTTGCCGTCGTCGGCTATCAGGAACTGGCGCTCGCCACTCGCCTGGCTGGCGCGAGCACCAAGCATTATTTCATCTTCTTCCTCGCATCTGCGCTTCTCTATCTCGCTCTCACGCTCGTCTCCAATATCTTCGGGTCCTACGAACCCCAGAACTTTGATCCTTTGCGGGTCCAGGACTATCTCAAGGTGCTAGTTGAACAGCTCAGCCCCTTTGTGGACCTGTGGCTCGGGGAAACCCTCAGCCTGATCGCCGAGGGCGAGGCTGTGCGCACTGCAGTCGCCGCAAACGGGAAGCCGTTCTGGATCTCATTCACGCTGGCCGATGACGAGGTACAAGTAAAAGGAGGTGAACCGAAGCTGCGTTCCGGCGAGCGGGTCGACGATGCGGCGAATTGGGCAGCCTCGTCTGGCGCGCAGGCGCTCTTGTTCAACTGCAGCAAGCCAGAAGTCATGCGGGCGGCGGTTGAAACAGCATCCCGTGCATTTAAGACTCGGGGCTCCACGGTAGAGATCGGTGTCTATGCCAATGCCTTCGAAGGGGAGCAAAATGATTCCGGCGCGAATGAAGGCCTCCATACTACCCGCAACGATCTGAACGATGATGGCTATTCGCGCTTTGCCTGCTCTTGGGCGGAGGCCGGTGCAACAATAATCGGCGGTTGTTGCGGCATTGGTGCCAGGCATATCCATCGCCTTAAGCAGACCCTGGCGGGTGAATCTGTATGA
- a CDS encoding transporter substrate-binding domain-containing protein, translating to MKLLPLLLAGATFAISAITAQAEVRFGVMNESYPPFFAKDASGEWQGWEIDLMNAVCEQMKEKCSVVEVSWDGLIPALQSKKFDVIWSSMSNTAERSKVIDFTDKYYNTPSTLIGPKDQKPGATADDVKDKTLGIQVSTIQSEYYKKYFADVADEKTYQTLDEAFQDLAAGRIDYVFGDSLALDAFLKSDAGKDCCVKMGDVADDEEILGAGVSGGLRKEDSELKAKLNTAIAAVRASGKYGEITKKYFAFDIYGTN from the coding sequence ATGAAACTGCTCCCCCTGCTGCTCGCCGGCGCCACGTTTGCCATTTCTGCCATCACGGCTCAGGCTGAAGTCCGTTTTGGCGTCATGAACGAATCGTATCCTCCCTTTTTCGCCAAGGATGCCTCCGGTGAGTGGCAGGGCTGGGAAATCGACCTGATGAACGCCGTGTGCGAGCAGATGAAGGAGAAATGCTCAGTTGTCGAGGTCTCCTGGGATGGGCTCATTCCGGCGCTGCAGAGCAAGAAGTTCGACGTCATCTGGTCGTCGATGTCAAACACTGCAGAGCGCTCGAAGGTCATCGACTTCACCGACAAGTATTACAACACGCCGAGCACCTTGATCGGCCCAAAAGACCAGAAGCCGGGCGCGACGGCCGATGACGTGAAGGACAAGACTCTCGGCATTCAGGTCTCAACCATTCAATCGGAATACTACAAGAAGTATTTCGCTGATGTCGCTGACGAGAAGACCTATCAGACCCTGGATGAGGCATTCCAGGATCTTGCCGCCGGCCGCATCGACTATGTGTTCGGGGATTCCCTTGCCCTTGATGCATTCCTGAAAAGCGACGCCGGCAAGGATTGCTGCGTCAAGATGGGTGACGTCGCCGACGACGAGGAGATTCTCGGAGCCGGCGTTTCCGGCGGCCTGCGAAAGGAAGATTCCGAGCTCAAGGCAAAGCTGAATACTGCGATCGCCGCCGTGCGCGCCAGCGGCAAGTACGGTGAAATCACCAAGAAATATTTCGCCTTCGACATCTACGGTACGAACTGA
- a CDS encoding ATP-binding cassette domain-containing protein: MTKPSIQALRVDDLHKSYGPHEVLKGISTTARKGDVISIIGSSGSGKSTFLRCINLLEIPDRGRIVVNGEEIALKHSRSGQMQPVNWRQIERLRTGLGMVFQNFNLWAHRTVLENVIEAPVQVMGYARREAIEKADALLNKVGLYDKRDAYPAFLSGGQQQRAAIARALCVDPAVMLFDEPTSALDPELVGEVLKVIRELAEEGRTMLIVTHEMRFARDVSSHVLFLHQGLIEEEGSPRQIFDAPLSARCREFTGMLAHH, from the coding sequence ATGACAAAACCGTCTATCCAGGCACTTCGTGTGGATGATCTTCACAAGAGCTATGGCCCACATGAAGTCCTCAAGGGCATTTCGACAACGGCCCGTAAAGGCGACGTGATTTCGATCATCGGTTCGTCGGGCTCCGGGAAGAGTACATTCCTGCGCTGCATCAATTTGCTGGAGATACCGGATCGGGGCCGCATTGTCGTGAACGGCGAGGAAATCGCTTTGAAACACAGCCGCAGCGGGCAGATGCAGCCGGTGAACTGGCGGCAGATCGAGCGGCTGCGGACCGGCCTCGGCATGGTTTTCCAGAACTTCAATCTCTGGGCACATCGAACGGTTCTTGAGAACGTCATCGAAGCACCGGTCCAGGTCATGGGATATGCTCGCCGCGAGGCCATCGAGAAGGCGGACGCTCTCCTCAATAAGGTTGGGCTCTACGACAAGCGCGACGCGTACCCCGCCTTTCTTTCCGGCGGCCAGCAGCAACGGGCGGCCATTGCCCGGGCGCTTTGTGTCGATCCGGCCGTCATGCTGTTCGACGAGCCGACCTCGGCGCTCGATCCCGAGCTGGTCGGAGAGGTGCTCAAGGTGATCCGCGAGCTCGCCGAGGAGGGCCGCACAATGCTGATTGTCACCCATGAGATGCGCTTTGCCCGCGACGTCTCAAGCCACGTTCTCTTCCTGCATCAGGGCCTGATCGAGGAGGAGGGATCGCCTCGGCAGATCTTCGACGCCCCACTCAGTGCCCGCTGCCGGGAATTTACCGGCATGCTCGCCCATCATTGA
- a CDS encoding Lrp/AsnC family transcriptional regulator, with protein MERLDGFDRDILDIIQRNCQLTAETIAENVGLSTSAVQRRLKRLREDGIIKAEVAVVDRKATGTPMVFIAGLEIERDNYDALAKFRLWAEKQDHIQQVYYVTGAVDLITIITARDVEHYDDIAALIMKENPQIRRMHTNVVLRDVKLGLLVPLSAGEDPSR; from the coding sequence ATGGAAAGATTGGATGGCTTTGATCGCGATATTCTCGACATCATTCAGCGCAATTGTCAGCTGACGGCGGAAACCATCGCCGAAAATGTCGGGCTTTCGACCTCGGCGGTGCAGAGGCGGCTGAAACGCCTGCGCGAGGACGGCATCATCAAGGCAGAAGTAGCCGTCGTCGATCGCAAGGCGACGGGCACACCGATGGTGTTCATCGCCGGATTGGAGATCGAGCGTGACAACTACGATGCGCTAGCGAAGTTCCGCCTTTGGGCGGAAAAGCAGGATCACATCCAGCAAGTTTACTACGTTACCGGAGCGGTGGACTTGATCACCATTATCACGGCCCGCGACGTCGAACATTATGACGACATCGCGGCGCTGATCATGAAAGAAAACCCGCAGATCCGGCGCATGCACACGAATGTAGTGCTGAGGGACGTCAAGTTAGGCCTATTGGTTCCGCTGAGCGCTGGCGAGGATCCCAGCAGATGA
- a CDS encoding transporter substrate-binding domain-containing protein yields the protein MKRTCFAATLVVAWSLTSALTFAADDALSEIKKAGVIKIGTTGDYKPFSYKAADGTLTGADIAMAKDLAADLGVKADFVTTTWKTMLDDFKAGKFDIALGGITVNAARDEVGDFSVPNVTDGKRPIARCEDKEKYTTLDAIDRPSVRVIVNPGGTNDKFAHEHFDEASIEVFPDNKTIFDQIASGRADVMVTDGVEVDLQSKLHASVLCPVAVKEPFTHFQNAYLLREDPALKAAVDAFMRKQLESGGWKEKLDAAMQ from the coding sequence ATGAAGCGAACCTGTTTTGCGGCCACGTTGGTGGTGGCGTGGAGCCTGACATCGGCACTGACCTTCGCGGCGGACGACGCTCTATCGGAAATCAAGAAGGCTGGCGTGATCAAGATCGGCACGACGGGCGACTACAAGCCCTTCAGCTACAAAGCTGCTGATGGCACCCTCACGGGTGCCGACATCGCCATGGCCAAGGATCTTGCCGCCGATCTCGGGGTCAAGGCGGACTTCGTTACCACGACCTGGAAAACAATGTTGGACGATTTCAAGGCCGGCAAGTTCGACATCGCACTCGGCGGCATTACCGTAAACGCCGCTCGTGACGAAGTGGGCGACTTCTCGGTGCCCAATGTGACCGACGGAAAGCGACCGATTGCCCGCTGCGAGGACAAGGAAAAATACACCACGCTTGATGCGATCGACCGACCCTCCGTGCGGGTGATCGTCAATCCGGGCGGGACCAACGACAAGTTCGCCCACGAGCATTTCGACGAGGCGTCGATCGAGGTGTTTCCCGACAACAAGACAATTTTTGACCAGATTGCGTCGGGCAGGGCCGATGTGATGGTCACGGACGGCGTGGAGGTGGACCTGCAGTCCAAGCTGCATGCCAGCGTCTTGTGCCCGGTCGCCGTCAAAGAGCCGTTCACGCATTTCCAGAATGCCTATCTGCTGCGCGAAGACCCCGCCTTAAAGGCGGCGGTGGACGCTTTCATGCGCAAGCAACTGGAAAGCGGTGGGTGGAAAGAGAAACTCGACGCGGCAATGCAGTAA